The genomic segment CGCCCGAGAACCGCTTCCGGTGACCTTTGACGCGACCACTGGGGAGGCGACCAGAAGGAACTCCTCTCGAAAGAGTGCGGTGACCGTCAGGGTTTCGGCATCCGGCGGGGTGGTGCTGATCACGAGGTCGTAGCCGCCGTCCTTTAGTCCGGCCAGGAGCCTTTCGGCCGGGCGGCCAAGCGTCACCTCGAGGCTGAGACCGGAGGCGACGAGATCGGCGAGCGCCGGAAGCACGCAGGTAGTGGTGAACTCGGGCGGCCCCGCCAGGTGCAGCGACGTATTAGCTTGTGTCTTCAATGGTCCCCTTGATCGTCGGATGCGCCGAATTGTCTCACCCGGCCCCTAATGTGAGAACGTGTCCACTCTTCTGGTTCGGCTCAAGGGAGCCCTCATTGTCGTGGCCCTGCTGGCTGCCGGCGTCTGGTATCTCACCCAGAACCCTCCGGTGGCGCGGGCCTTCTCCGGTGTAGTCGTCGCAGGCCTGGTTTTGACCATCTGGGCGTGGCGTATCAGATCCAGGGCGGCAGGCAAGCGCATCGGGGCCCTGGGCGATCTACTGAGCCTCACGCCGCCCGAGTTTGAGAAGGCGGTGGCCGGCGTGCTTGCCCGCTCGTCGTACCGGAAGGTCCGGGTGGTCGGCAAGGCGGCCGACCTCGGCGTCGACATCGCCTGCTTCGACCGCAGGGGCCGCCCGGTGGTGGTTCAGTGCAAACGGCACGCGCCGGGCATTGCCGTGGGGTCGGGAGAGATCCAGCGCTTCCTGGGGTCGATCACCCACGCCGGAGCGGACCGGGGGATCCTGGTGACGACCTCCCGGTTCTCCGCCCCGGCCATCGATCTGGCGGAGCAGCATGGTATCGAGCTGATCGATGGAACCGCTTTGGTGGAGTTGGTGCGGCGGGCCAACCGGCAACGAAGCCCGGTCGCGCAGGTTGAGCCCGGCTAGGCCCGGACTTGGACCGGCTCCGGTTGCGGCCGGCCGGCGGCTTCCAGGACCCGCTTGAGTGCCGTGGCCATCACCTGCGCTTCTTCAGCCGTGATGTGCCGGGCGAAGTACTCTTCGACGCCTTCTGCGGCTACCGGTCGGGCTACCTGGAGCACGGAGAGCCCCCGGCGTGTCAGGCCGGCGAAGCAGACCCGGCCGTCATCGCTGCAGGAGTGGCGTTCAACGAGCCCCGATCGCTCCATCCGGTCGACCAGACGGGTGATGCCGCTTTTGCTGAGGCTGACCGACTGCGCCAGCTGCTTCATCGGCATGCGTCCGGTCGTAGAGGAGCTGAGCTGGGCGAGGACCTCGTACCAGGTCAGCTGGATGCCGACCCGCTCCTGAAGCTCACGATCGAGCCGGTCGACCATTAAGGCGCAACTCTTCAGGAATACCGGAAAGGCGGCGCGGGCTTCTGAGTGGTCGGTGTCGGACACGCTCTCAATTGTAGATCCTGGTAGTTGCTACCGCAACGAATTCTTCGGGAGCGGCAAGACATAGGGATTTCTTTAGAATTCTTACTTTCCCTCTAGGCAAGGGGTGGCCGGAGTGAAAACATTAGGCGCCAATTCTGCCGACCTCGATCCGGAGGACCCCATGCCGTACCGCTCGAAGATTCACCGTCATGCCCCAATCATTCTCGCCATTCTGGGCGTGCTGATGCTGGGAGGTGCGGTCGCTACGGCGGTCGCTCCCCTTGATACCGGCTCTCGCCTCGCGGGCGACGGGGCGCAGAACGCGGGCAAGGAGGTCCACAGCCACGGCGCCGGAGCCCAGCACGGACCGAGCGCCAACCACCTGCCCCAGGTTCAGAACGGCGTCGACCTGGTCGGGTTCACCGACCTGTTCGGGACGAACGAGCAGGAGGGCCGCATCGGTGACGTGTCGGCCAAGGGGAACTACGCCTACCTGACGCTCTACTACGAGCCGCAGTGCGACCGGGGCGGCATTCGGATCGTCGACATCTCCGACCCGGCGAACCCCAAGGCCGCCGGTTACGTCCCGAGCCACCTGGGCACTTTTGCCGGGGAGGGATCCCAGGTGATCAGTCTCGACAACAAGTTCTTCAAGGGCGACGTCCTCATCTACCAGAACGAGATCTGCCCCGGCGTCAAGGAGCAGAACGGCGTCGGCGGCGTGACGCTGGTCGACGTCACCAACCCGCTGAAGCCGAAGAAGCTGGTCGAGGGCTTCGGCGACTTCACGGTCAAGGGCAAGAGCCAGACCCACTCCAACCAGGTGCACTCGGCCTTCGGCTGGACCAACGACGAAACCGGCCGGGCCTACGTGGTCATGACCGACGACGAGGAGGCGACCGACACCGACATCATCGAGATCACAAACCCGAGCCGGCCCAAGTTCGTCGCCGACTACGACTTTGCCCCGCAGTCCCGGCAGCCGCTGGGAGCGG from the Actinomycetota bacterium genome contains:
- a CDS encoding LysR substrate-binding domain-containing protein is translated as MKTQANTSLHLAGPPEFTTTCVLPALADLVASGLSLEVTLGRPAERLLAGLKDGGYDLVISTTPPDAETLTVTALFREEFLLVASPVVASKVTGSGSRA
- a CDS encoding restriction endonuclease codes for the protein MSTLLVRLKGALIVVALLAAGVWYLTQNPPVARAFSGVVVAGLVLTIWAWRIRSRAAGKRIGALGDLLSLTPPEFEKAVAGVLARSSYRKVRVVGKAADLGVDIACFDRRGRPVVVQCKRHAPGIAVGSGEIQRFLGSITHAGADRGILVTTSRFSAPAIDLAEQHGIELIDGTALVELVRRANRQRSPVAQVEPG
- a CDS encoding MarR family transcriptional regulator gives rise to the protein MSDTDHSEARAAFPVFLKSCALMVDRLDRELQERVGIQLTWYEVLAQLSSSTTGRMPMKQLAQSVSLSKSGITRLVDRMERSGLVERHSCSDDGRVCFAGLTRRGLSVLQVARPVAAEGVEEYFARHITAEEAQVMATALKRVLEAAGRPQPEPVQVRA